GGCAACTGCAAAAGATGGAAGTGGCATTATCGGATTAATGAACACTGATCTTTTGCAATGGGATAAAAAAGCATCGCATCCTTGGGTATTTATTATTACCATTCTTTTTGATGGAAGCCATAATAATGGTATGCCAGATAAAGAAACTTATCAGTTACTAAACGAAATAGAAGATGAGGTTGTATTAGATCTTAAAGATCTGGAAGGTTATTTAAATGTTGGAAGGGAAACATTGGCTAACAGAAGAGAAATCTTTTTTGCCTGCAAAGACTTTAGAAAACCAACAAAAGTGGCAGATGAATTAATTAAAAAATACGATGGTTCATTCGAAATAAGTTACGAAATCTACAAAGATAAATACTGGCAAACGTTTAGACATTACGAGCCGAGATAAAACACAAAAGCCGTTTTGATACTATTCAAAACGGCTTTTTATATAAAAAAATCCGCTTAGAGAAATCTCCAGCGGATTCAAACAATCTAATAAAAAATGTGCAAATTTATTTATAGAGTAATGTTTGCCTTTATTGCGAGTAATTTTTCTCGCGCAGATTCCACAGACTAACCAATCCTTTTTATAACCCTAATAATAAATCGGCATAATCAGCCAAATCTGCGAGAGAAAAAGCTTTATTGAATTTCTTTAACGGCTTCTTTGTGAATCTTTACAGAGCTTAAAATTCCAAGTTCAACCATACAATTTTTCATCATTTGGTAAGTGCGTTCAATATCATTATCCAATCCAATAGAAAAGCGAATCAAACCGTCTGTTAATCCCATTTCTTTCTGCTCATCTAACGGAATTTCGCTCGAAGTAGAGGTTCCTGGTGCACTGAATAACGTTTTATAAAAACCTAAGCTTACTGCCAAATATCCAAGGTTTCGTTCCTGCATCAATTCCATTAATTCATTAGCTTTTTCCAAAGTTCCAACATCAATCGTTAGCATTCCCCCAAAACCATATTCGGGATTAATCATCGTTTTATATAATTCATGACTCGGATGGCTTTTCAATCCTGGATAAACCGTTTTTAAGCCATCTTTCTCAAACTGATCCGCCAAATAATGCGCATTATGACTATGCTGTTTAATTCTAATATGAAGCGTTCTCAAATTTTTCATCACACTTGCAGAACGCAAACTATCCATTGTAGGCCCTAAAAGCATACTCGCGCCAGAATTTACATTTTTCAGCGAATTAATAAATTCTTTAGACGCACAAGTCACACCACCAACTGTGTCACTGCTTCCGTTAATGTATTTTGTCAAACTATGAATGACAATATCGGCGCCCAATTTTGCGGGAGAAACAGAAAGTGGTGAAAAAGTATTATCGACAACCAATTTTAAATTATGTTTTTTGGCAATTTTAGCCAAACCAGCAATATCGGCAACTTCCAAAAGTGGATTACTAACCGTTTCGCAATACAAAACTTTAGTTTTAGAAGTAATTGCAGCTTCCACAATATCCAGTTTTGTGATGTCAACAAAGCTTGTTTCGATCCCGAATCTTGGCGTAAAGTTTTTTAAGAAAGCGTAAGTTCCGCCATAAATAGTTCGGCTTGAAACAATATGGTCGCCCGCACCGCACAATTGCAAAAGAGTAGGCGTAATCGCTCCCATTCCAGAAGCCGAAACATTTGCTGTTTCCGTTCCTTCCATTGCTGCCAAAGCCTGATCCAAATACAAATTGCTTGGGGATGAATGGCGCGAATACAAGTAACAGCCTTCCATATTTCCTTCAAAAGTGTCAAACATAGTTTTAGCCGAAAGAAAAGTATAAGTCGAAGAATCAGAAATCGACGGATTGACACCACCAAATTCACCGAAATATTGTAAATCTTGAATTTTATCTGCTGGGTTGAAGTTTTTCATATAGATAGTTTTTATTTGTTTTGTTTCAAGTTTCAGGTTTCAAGTTCCAACAACCTGAAACAAATTTTTTAAGAGCTATTCCAGCTTTCCGCTTCAAGTCCTCATAAAAAATGCAAAGTTTC
The Flavobacterium humidisoli DNA segment above includes these coding regions:
- a CDS encoding aminotransferase class I/II-fold pyridoxal phosphate-dependent enzyme; translated protein: MKNFNPADKIQDLQYFGEFGGVNPSISDSSTYTFLSAKTMFDTFEGNMEGCYLYSRHSSPSNLYLDQALAAMEGTETANVSASGMGAITPTLLQLCGAGDHIVSSRTIYGGTYAFLKNFTPRFGIETSFVDITKLDIVEAAITSKTKVLYCETVSNPLLEVADIAGLAKIAKKHNLKLVVDNTFSPLSVSPAKLGADIVIHSLTKYINGSSDTVGGVTCASKEFINSLKNVNSGASMLLGPTMDSLRSASVMKNLRTLHIRIKQHSHNAHYLADQFEKDGLKTVYPGLKSHPSHELYKTMINPEYGFGGMLTIDVGTLEKANELMELMQERNLGYLAVSLGFYKTLFSAPGTSTSSEIPLDEQKEMGLTDGLIRFSIGLDNDIERTYQMMKNCMVELGILSSVKIHKEAVKEIQ